Proteins encoded together in one Oncorhynchus nerka isolate Pitt River linkage group LG19, Oner_Uvic_2.0, whole genome shotgun sequence window:
- the slc22a6l gene encoding solute carrier family 22 member 6 isoform X1 — MAFGDLLEQVGSTGRFQVLHVTLLCMPILMMASHNLLQNFVASVPPHHCSVHRNLSLSSLSPEQVLLLTVPQDIKNSRPARCLRYAAPQWQLLSENGTYSQKVKRDSSNDTEDLLDAELQGCKDGWEYSMTEMSSTIISEWDLVCDLRSLKQMGQTIYMGGVLVGAVIFGGLSDRFGRRFLLLISNLLMAVGGTCAAFSTSFSVFCLFRFITGMALSGLGLNSFSLSTLQEGLVVEWIPTRVRTVVGTGTGYCYTMGQLILAVVAYFIRDWRWLTLAVSVPFYITFLYSWWFLESARWLVLNRKSEQAVKNLKRVARINGRREEGDRINLEMLQDSMKKEMSCSQGSYSVVDLLRTPTMRNITICLSAVWFSTSFAYYGLSMDLQKFGVDIYLIQVIFGAVDIPAKVVVTVSMSIFGRRPSQCAALILSGVTILINILVPYEKQTVRTTLAVLGKGCLAASFNCCYLYSGELYPTIIRQNGMGWVSMMARVGAMVAPMVLLLGEAVPWLPGFIYGVAPILSGVVAIYLPETLGAPLPDTIQDVDERSCKKTILNASPKKEELDMVDTHNTLFKEAA, encoded by the exons ATGGCCTTTGGTGACCTTCTAGAACAGGTGGGCAGCACGGGCCGCTTTCAGGTCCTGCATGTCACCTTGCTCTGTATGCCCATCCTTATGATGGCCAGTCATAATCTGTTGCAGAACTTTGTGGCCTCAGTACCCCCCCACCACTGCAGTGTCCACAGGAACCTGTCCCTGTCTAGTCTGAGCCCGGAGCAGGTTCTGCTGCTCACCGTGCCCCAGGACATTAAGAACAGCAGGCCGGCGAGATGCCTGCGCTATGCCGCGCCCCAGTGGCAGCTCCTGTCAGAGAATGGGACCTACAGTCAGAAGGTGAAGCGAGACAGTAGTAATGATACTGAAGACCTTCTAGATGCTGAGCTGCAGGGCTGTAAAGATGGATGGGagtacagcatgacagagatgaGTTCCACAATTATCTCTGAG TGGGACTTGGTCTGCGATCTTCGCTCGTTGAAGCAGATGGGACAAACCATTTATATGGGAGGGGTGCTTGTGGGAGCTGTAATCTTTGGGGGACTGTCGGACAG ATTTGGACGGCGTTTCCTGCTGCTAATCTCCAACCTGTTGATGGCAGTGGGAGGGACGTGTGCTGCCTTCTCCACCTCATTCTCCGTCTTCTGCCTCTTCCGCTTCATCACTGGCATGGCCCTTTCTGGCCTGGGGCTCAACTCCTTCTCTCTCAGTACGTTACAGGAAGGGCTTG ttGTGGAGTGGATTCCCACAAGAGTGAGGACAGTGGTGGGTACAGGGACAGGCTACTGTTACACAATGGGTCAGCTGATCTTGGCAGTAGTGGCCTACTTCATTCGGGACTGGCGCTGGCTAACGCTGGCTGTCTCCGTACCTTTCTACATCACCTTCCTCTACTCATG GTGGTTCCTGGAGTCTGCAAGATGGCTCGTCCTGAACAGAAAGTCTGAGCAAGCGGTCAAAAATCTCAAAAGAGTGGCCCGAATCAATGGACGCCGTGAAGAGGGTGACAGAATCAATCTTGAA ATGCTGCAGGATTCCATGAAGAAGGAGATGTCCTGCTCACAGGGCTCCTACTCTGTAGTAGACCTGCTCCGCACGCCCACCATGAGGAACATCACCATCTGTCTCAGTGCTGTCTG GTTCTCCACGAGCTTCGCCTACTATGGTCTATCTATGGATCTGCAGAAGTTTGGCGTGGACATCTACTTGATTCAAGTGATATTCGGAGCGGTGGACATCCCTGCCAAAGTAGTGGTTACAGTGTCCATGAGTATATTTGGGCGACGGCCCTCACAGTGCGCTGCACTCATATTGTCTGGAGTCACCATTTTGATCAACATATTGGTGCCATACG AAAAACAGACAGTGCGCACCACTCTAGCCGTGCTGGGTAAGGGGTGCCTGGCCGCGTCATTCAACTGCTGCTACCTCTACTCTGGAGAGCTGTACCCCACCATCATCCG GCAGAATGGCATGGGCTGGGTGTCCATGATGGCTCGTGTAGGAGCGATGGTGGCCCCCATGGTGCTGCTCCTTGGGGAGGCTGTCCCGTGGCTGCCTGGCTTCATCTATGGGGTAGCCCCCATCTTAAGTGGGGTGGTCGCCATCTATCTGCCAGAAACACTTGGTGCACCACTACCAGACACTATCCAGGATGTGGATGAGAG AAGTTGCAAGAAAACAATCCTCAATGCCTCGCCCAAGAAGGAGGAGCTGGACATGGTAGATACCCATAATACCCTGTTCAAGGAAGCTGCCTGA
- the epdl2 gene encoding ependymin encodes MQAYLLFSISLCLAVGSLAERPHPCKSPPLVEGSMALTILKEKTFGVEKFSYDAFEERVHIRLLLDQDNHTTYRDTLLLYKEGIAYQIFRHNQTCEKVHFKDPWKPMEIPRDAKFQSQVIIGSLSAPAEGLLVNNWSGTMAEPHDDYLLTFTEFGCLPVHAWWYNIEDQTLLSLSFFDMVLGVEDPEVFNPPSFCDKAQPGNDAALTSFFDALI; translated from the exons ATGCAAGCCTACCTTCTGTTTTCCATCAGCCTGTGTCTGGCTGTTGGGAGCTTGGCAGAACGACCTCATCCATGCA AATCACCACCTTTGGTCGAGGGCAGTATGGCACTG ACGATCCTCAAGGAGAAAACTTTTGGTGTTGAGAAATTCTCCTATGATGCTTTTGAAGAGAGGGTGCACATCCGACTTCTTCTGGACCAGGACAACCACACCACCTACAGAGACACCCTTCTTCTTTATAAAGAG GGTATAGCTTACCAAATCTTCCGTCATAATCAAACTTGTGAGAAGGTCCACTTTAAGGATCCCTGGAAGCCAATGGAGATCCCCAGGGATGCCAAGTTCCAATCACAGGTGATCATTGGGAGCCTTTCCGCTCCTGCAGAAGGGCTGCTGGTCAACAACTGGTCAGGAACAATGGCAGAGCCTCACG ATGATTACCTCCTCACTTTCACTGAGTTTGGTTGCCTGCCCGTTCATGCCTGGTGGTACAACATTGAGGATCAAACCCTTCTAAG TCTGAGTTTCTTTGACATGGTGCTCGGAGTTGAGGACCCTGAAGTTTTCAACCCTCCTTCTTTCTGTGACAAAGCACAGCCGGGCAACGATGCAGCACTGACAAGTTTCTTTGATGCCCTAATTTGA
- the pygma gene encoding glycogen phosphorylase, muscle form has product MSKPFSDHDKRKQISVRGLAGVENVAELKVAFNRHLHFTLVKDRNVANKRDYYFALANTVRDHLVGRWIRTQQYYYEKDPKRVYYISLEFYMGRTLQNTMVNLALENACDEAIYQLGLDMEELEDMEEDAGLGNGGLGRLAACFLDSMASLGLAAYGYGIRYEFGIFNQKIVNGWQVEEADDWLRYGNPWEKARPEYMRPVKFYGRTEHTPDGVKWVDTQVVLALPYDTPIPGYRNNIVNTMRLWSAKAPCDFNLKDFNVGGYIQAVLDRNLCENISRVLYPNDNFFEGKELRLKQEYFVVAATLQDVVRRFKASKFGSREVVRTDFAELPNKVAIQLNDTHPAMAIPELMRVLVDEEKLGWDKAWDVCVRTCAYTNHTVLPEALERWPIDLFHHLLPRHLEIIFEINHRFMEYVASKFPGDHDRMRRMSLIEEGGCKKVNMAHLCIVGSHAVNGVARIHSEILIATLFKDFYELDPHKFQNKTNGITPRRWLVMCNPGLAEVIAEKIGEEFIRDLDQLKRLLKFVNDDAFIRDIAKVKQENKLKFAVHLEEHYKVKINPQSMFDFQVKRIHEYKRQLLNCLHMITYYNRIKKEPNKHWTPRTIMVGGKAAPGYHTAKMIIRLITAIGEVVNHDPVVGDRLKVIFLENYRVTLAEKAIPSADLSEQISTAGTEASGTGNMKFMLNGALTIGTMDGANVEMAEEAGEENLFIFGMRVEDVDAMDAGKGYHASEYYNRIPELKQAMDQIAGGYFSPKQPDLFKELVDLLMHHDRFKVFADYEAYIKCQDKVNQLYKNPKEWTKMVIHNIAGCGKFSSDRTIAQYAREIWGMEPSLEKIPAPDEKLK; this is encoded by the exons ATGTCAAAACCGTTTTCAGACCACGATAAAAGGAAGCAGATCTCCGTGAGAGGTCTTGCTGGTGTGGAAAATGTCGCAGAACTGAAGGTCGCTTTCAACAGGCATCTCCATTTTACACTGGTCAAGGACAGAAATGTGGCAAACAAACGGGATTACTACTTTGCTCTCGCCAACACTGTGCGCGACCACTTGGTGGGCAGGTGGATCAGAACCCAGCAGTACTATTATGAGAAAGATCCCAAA CGTGTGTACTACATCTCCCTGGAGTTTTATATGGGTCGCACCCTGCAGAACACTATGGTGAACCTGGCCCTGGAGAACGCTTGTGATGAGGCCATATATCAG CTGGGTCTGGACATGGAGGAGCTGGAGGACATGGAAGAGGATGCTGGCCTGGGAAATGGTGGTCTTGGCCGTCTTGCCG CATGCTTCCTGGACTCAATGGCTTCTCTAGGCCTTGCTGCCTATGGTTATGGTATCCGCTATGAGTTTGGCATCTTCAACCAGAAGATTGTCAATGGCTGGCAG GTTGAGGAGGCCGATGATTGGTTGCGTTACGGAAACCCCTGGGAGAAGGCCCGCCCTGAGTACATGCGCCCCGTCAAGTTCTATGgcaggaccgagcacaccccagATGGTGTGAAATGGGTTGACACTCAG GTAGTGCTGGCTCTGCCATATGACACCCCTATTCCCGGCTACAGGAACAACATTGTCAACACCATGAGACTGTGGTCTGCTAAGGCCCCATGTGACTTCAACCTGAAAGACT TCAACGTTGGTGGCTACATTCAGGCTGTGTTGGACAGAAACTTGTGTGAGAACATTTCCCGTGTGCTGTACCCCAACGATAAT TTCTTTGAGGGCAAGGAGCTGCGTCTGAAGCAGGAGTACTTTGTGGTGGCCGCCACTCTGCAGGACGTCGTCCGTCGTTTCAAGGCCTCGAAGTTTGGCTCCAGAGAGGTCGTCCGCACAGACTTTGCCGAGCTACCAAACAAA GTTGCCATCCAGCTGAATGACACTCACCCTGCCATGGCTATTCCTGAGCTGATGAGGGTCCTGGTTGATGAGGAGAAGCTGGGTTGGGACAAG GCCTGGGACGTGTGTGTCCGTACATGTGCCTACACAAACCACACCGTGCTGCCTGAGGCCCTGGAGCGCTGGCCCATTGACCTGTTCCATCACCTGTTGCCCCGTCACCTGGAGATCATCTTCGAGATCAACCATCGCTTCATGGAG TATGTTGCCTCTAAGTTCCCTGGAGACCACGACCGTATGCGCCgcatgtccctgattgaggagGGAGGATGCAAGAAAGTCAACATGGCTCATCTGTGTATCGTTGGTTCCCATGCTGTCAACGGCGTGGCCCGCATCCACTCTGAGATCCTCATCGCCACTCT GTTCAAGGACTTCTATGAGTTGGACCCACACAAGTTTCAGAACAAGACCAATGGGATCACCCCCCGTCGCTGGCTGGTTATGTGCAACCCCGGCTTGGCTGAGGTCATCGCAGAG AAAATTGGAGAGGAGTTTATCCGTGACCTTGACCAGCTTAAGCGACTGTTGAAGTTCGTTAATGATGATGCTTTCATCcgtgacatcgccaaagtcaagcaG GAGAACAAGCTGAAGTTCGCTGTGCACCTGGAGGAGCACTACAAGGTCAAGATCAACCCCCAGTCCATGTTTGACTTCCAAGTCAAAAGAATCCACGAGTACAAGAGACAGCTGCTCAACTGTCTGCACATGATCACCTACTACAACC GTATCAAGAAGGAGCCCAACAAGCACTGGACCCCAAGAACCATCATGGTCGGAGGAAAG GCTGCACCAGGCTACCACACAGCCAAGATGATCATCCGTCTCATCACAGCTATCGGTGAGGTTGTCAACCACGACCCTGTTGTCGGCGACCGCCTCAAAGTCATCTTCCTGGAGAACTACAGAGTCACCCTGGCTGAGAAAG CCATCCCCTCTGCCGACCTGTCTGAGCAGATCTCTACAGCTGGCACCGAGGCCTCTGGCACTGGTAACATGAAGTTCATGCTGAATGGTGCTCTGACCATCGGCACCATGGATGGAGCCAACGTGGAGATGGCCGAGGAGGCCGGAGAGGAAAACCTCTTCATCTTCGGTATGAGAGTGGAGGATGTGGACGCAATGGACGCCGGCAAAGG ATACCATGCCTCTGAGTACTACAACCGTATTCCCGAGCTGAAGCAGGCCATGGACCAGATTGCTGGCGGCTACTTCAGTCCCAAGCAGCCTGACCTCTTCAAGGAACTTGTGGACCTGCTGATGCACCACGACAG GTTCAAGGTGTTTGCTGACTACGAAGCCTACATCAAATGCCAGGACAAGGTCAACCAACTGTACAAG AATCCCAAGGAATGGACCAAGATGGTGATCCATAACATTGCGGGCTGTGGTAAATTCTCCAGTGACCGCACCATTGCCCAGTACGCCCGAGAGATCTGGGGCATGGAGCCCAGCCTGGAAAAGATCCCTGCCCCCGATGAGAAACTCAAATAA
- the slc22a6l gene encoding solute carrier family 22 member 6 isoform X2 has protein sequence MAFGDLLEQVGSTGRFQVLHVTLLCMPILMMASHNLLQNFVASVPPHHCSVHRNLSLSSLSPEQVLLLTVPQDIKNSRPARCLRYAAPQWQLLSENGTYSQKVKRDSSNDTEDLLDAELQGCKDGWEYSMTEMSSTIISEWDLVCDLRSLKQMGQTIYMGGVLVGAVIFGGLSDRFGRRFLLLISNLLMAVGGTCAAFSTSFSVFCLFRFITGMALSGLGLNSFSLIVEWIPTRVRTVVGTGTGYCYTMGQLILAVVAYFIRDWRWLTLAVSVPFYITFLYSWWFLESARWLVLNRKSEQAVKNLKRVARINGRREEGDRINLEMLQDSMKKEMSCSQGSYSVVDLLRTPTMRNITICLSAVWFSTSFAYYGLSMDLQKFGVDIYLIQVIFGAVDIPAKVVVTVSMSIFGRRPSQCAALILSGVTILINILVPYEKQTVRTTLAVLGKGCLAASFNCCYLYSGELYPTIIRQNGMGWVSMMARVGAMVAPMVLLLGEAVPWLPGFIYGVAPILSGVVAIYLPETLGAPLPDTIQDVDERSCKKTILNASPKKEELDMVDTHNTLFKEAA, from the exons ATGGCCTTTGGTGACCTTCTAGAACAGGTGGGCAGCACGGGCCGCTTTCAGGTCCTGCATGTCACCTTGCTCTGTATGCCCATCCTTATGATGGCCAGTCATAATCTGTTGCAGAACTTTGTGGCCTCAGTACCCCCCCACCACTGCAGTGTCCACAGGAACCTGTCCCTGTCTAGTCTGAGCCCGGAGCAGGTTCTGCTGCTCACCGTGCCCCAGGACATTAAGAACAGCAGGCCGGCGAGATGCCTGCGCTATGCCGCGCCCCAGTGGCAGCTCCTGTCAGAGAATGGGACCTACAGTCAGAAGGTGAAGCGAGACAGTAGTAATGATACTGAAGACCTTCTAGATGCTGAGCTGCAGGGCTGTAAAGATGGATGGGagtacagcatgacagagatgaGTTCCACAATTATCTCTGAG TGGGACTTGGTCTGCGATCTTCGCTCGTTGAAGCAGATGGGACAAACCATTTATATGGGAGGGGTGCTTGTGGGAGCTGTAATCTTTGGGGGACTGTCGGACAG ATTTGGACGGCGTTTCCTGCTGCTAATCTCCAACCTGTTGATGGCAGTGGGAGGGACGTGTGCTGCCTTCTCCACCTCATTCTCCGTCTTCTGCCTCTTCCGCTTCATCACTGGCATGGCCCTTTCTGGCCTGGGGCTCAACTCCTTCTCTCTCA ttGTGGAGTGGATTCCCACAAGAGTGAGGACAGTGGTGGGTACAGGGACAGGCTACTGTTACACAATGGGTCAGCTGATCTTGGCAGTAGTGGCCTACTTCATTCGGGACTGGCGCTGGCTAACGCTGGCTGTCTCCGTACCTTTCTACATCACCTTCCTCTACTCATG GTGGTTCCTGGAGTCTGCAAGATGGCTCGTCCTGAACAGAAAGTCTGAGCAAGCGGTCAAAAATCTCAAAAGAGTGGCCCGAATCAATGGACGCCGTGAAGAGGGTGACAGAATCAATCTTGAA ATGCTGCAGGATTCCATGAAGAAGGAGATGTCCTGCTCACAGGGCTCCTACTCTGTAGTAGACCTGCTCCGCACGCCCACCATGAGGAACATCACCATCTGTCTCAGTGCTGTCTG GTTCTCCACGAGCTTCGCCTACTATGGTCTATCTATGGATCTGCAGAAGTTTGGCGTGGACATCTACTTGATTCAAGTGATATTCGGAGCGGTGGACATCCCTGCCAAAGTAGTGGTTACAGTGTCCATGAGTATATTTGGGCGACGGCCCTCACAGTGCGCTGCACTCATATTGTCTGGAGTCACCATTTTGATCAACATATTGGTGCCATACG AAAAACAGACAGTGCGCACCACTCTAGCCGTGCTGGGTAAGGGGTGCCTGGCCGCGTCATTCAACTGCTGCTACCTCTACTCTGGAGAGCTGTACCCCACCATCATCCG GCAGAATGGCATGGGCTGGGTGTCCATGATGGCTCGTGTAGGAGCGATGGTGGCCCCCATGGTGCTGCTCCTTGGGGAGGCTGTCCCGTGGCTGCCTGGCTTCATCTATGGGGTAGCCCCCATCTTAAGTGGGGTGGTCGCCATCTATCTGCCAGAAACACTTGGTGCACCACTACCAGACACTATCCAGGATGTGGATGAGAG AAGTTGCAAGAAAACAATCCTCAATGCCTCGCCCAAGAAGGAGGAGCTGGACATGGTAGATACCCATAATACCCTGTTCAAGGAAGCTGCCTGA